The stretch of DNA CAACCGCATTGTATAAATTCAATGGACCTTCAGCACTAATCGAGGTTGAGGAGCGCATAGACCCGGTAGTCACCACTGGTTTATCACTTTTAACCACCAAGCTTAGAAAATAAGCGGTTTCTTCTTGCGTATCGGTACCATGAGTGACCACAATACCATCAACATCATCAGATGCTAATAACTCATTAATGCGATTTGCCAATTTCAACCAAATCTCTATAGTCATATCTTGAGAACCTACATTGGCAACTTGTTCACCAGAAACATCAGCCAATTTTTCTATACCCGGTACAGCATTGATCATGGTCTGAATCCCAACTTGACCTGCTGCATAACTTCCAGAAGTTGCAGACGAAGCCGATCCGGCAATAGTACCTCCAGTTGCTAGAATTTTAACATTTGGAAGGTCTGTGTCTTGAGCAGACCCAATAGCAGTTATAGTAACTGCTATTAGGAAAGCCATCATTTTTATATTTAGGAATTTCATAATAAAAGAGTTTGTATGTCTCTATTGCTTTTTTTGAATAATCAATTCTATTTATGCAATGCAGCTGTGTATTTAGGATGCATTAAATTATCTACACTGAGAATTTTATCTAATTCGTCTTCAGAGAGTAACTCTTTTTCTAAAACCAACTCTCTAATATTTTTACCAGTTGCCACCGCTTCTTTTCCAATGAGATCTCCCATATGATGTCCTATATACGGGTTTAAGAAGGTGATGATTCCAACAGAATTGAATACCATTTGTTTCGTGTGTTCTGCATTTGCTGTTATGCCAGCAATACATTTTTCTGCGAGTGTAACACAAGCATTAGATAATAACTCAACCGATTCAAAGAGACACTGTGCTAAAACAGGTTCCATCACATTTAATTGTAATTGTCCGGCTTCAGCAGCAAATGATATCGTAACATCATTGCCTATAATTTTGAAACATACTTGATTCACCACTTCAGGAATTACTGGGTTTACTTTTGCAGGCATAATGGATGAACCAGCTTGCATTTCAGGTAAATTGATTTCATTTAAACCACAACGAGGACCAGAAGACAATAATCTTAAATCGTTACATATTTTAGAGAGTTTAACACCTGTACGCTTTAAAGCTCCGGAGATCATAACGTATGCTCCGGTATCTGATGTTGCCTCAATTAAATTTTCTGCTTTTACAAAACTTGCTTTGGTGTATTGCTGTAAATAACCAATAGATAGTTCTGTGAACCCTTTTGGTGCGTTTACACCAGTACCTATAGCAGTAGCTCCTAAATTTACTTCAAGAATTAAATCTCTTGCATGCTTTAAATTTTTGATCTCTTCTTTTAAATTCGTTGACCACGCAGAAAATTCATCACCCAAAGACATAGGAACAGCATCTTGTAATTGCGTTCTCCCCATTTTAATTACCTTTTCAAATTCAGCTGCCTTTTTATCTAAATGTGTGGTAAGGATATTTATTTTTTCTAATAAGTGATTGATATAATAATACACAGCTACTCTAAAGCCTGTAGGATATGCATCATTGGTTGACTGTGATTTATTGACATGATCGTTAGGGTGCAAAACATCATAATTCCCTTTATCATGACCATTAAGTTCAAGTCCGACATTGGCAATAACCTCATTGGCATTCATATTTACAGAGGTTCCTGCACCGCCTTGAAATACATCTGAAGGAAAATATTTAGTATACTTTTCCAAATTATCAAGTATTTCATCGCAAGCTTGAATAATCATATCTGCTTTTTCTGAAGGAATGCTGCCGATTTCTTTATTTGCTGCCGCACATGCCTTTTTAGTAATAACCAAACCTTTTACGAAAATGGGGAAGTCACTAATTTTTGAATTTGATATTTGAAAATTATTCATGGCTCTTTGTGTATGAATACCATAATAAAAATCGTTTCCTATTTCTAACTCACCTAGTAAGTCAATTTCTTTTCTTGTCTTCATGACATTATGTTTTATTGTGATTTAATAAATTTTATAATATGAGGCCTCCAAATAGAAATCCGAAGATGACACTTGCAGCTATGGTTACTGTTCCCGGTATAATAAAAGAGTGGTTAAATACATATTTGCCAATCTTTGTAGTTCCTGTATCGTCCATTTCTACTGCGGCTAATAAGGTTGGGTAAGTTGGCAGTACAAATAATGCACTAACAGCAGCAAAAGATGCAATAGCAGCTATAGGGCTTACACCAAGAGCTAATGCTGCTGGCATTAAAGCAGTCGTGGTTGCAGCTTGTGAGTACAATAACATACTTGCGAAGAATAATACAACAGCTAACATCCAGGAATATTCATTTAAAACACCTCCTGCAGCTTCTTTAATTTCTACAATATGATTGCTTACAAAAGTATCTCCTAACCAAGCGACACCTAAAACACAAATAGCAGCACTCATACCAGATTTAAAAGTAGACATGCTGGTAACATCACTGATTTTTATCTTACAAACCAGAGCAATTACAGTAGCTGCTAATAGCATGACTGCCATAATAGCTTCGTTTCTACCAATGGTAGGATTCTCAATAAGACCTACTTTTTTGGAAATTAAACTAGCATAGGTTACAATTAATATGATAGCTACAAGAAAAATTCCAACGGACCATTTGGCCTCTTTTGAGTCTTTGTGTTCTTCATTACCTTTAAGTTTTATTAGACCTGCTGATAAACGACGTTGGTATTCTGGGTCATCTGCCAGTGGTTTACCAAGTCTATTAGCAACAATAGCACCAACCAAACAAGCCAAAATAGTAGATGGGATTGCTATGGCTAATAATTGTAAATACGACACTCCTAGAGGTTCTAAAAAGCTTGCAAAAATGACCACTGCAGCCGATATTGGAGATGCTGTGATCGCTATTTGAGAAGCAACAACAGAAATACTTAAGGGCTTGGAAGGTCTAACACCACCTTCTTTAGCAACTTCGGTAATAACGGGAAGGGCTGCATAAGCGGTATGCCCAGTCCCTGCTAAAAGAGTCATCCAATAGGTTACTGTAGGCGCTATAAAAGTGACACGTTTTGGGTTTTTTCTTAAAATCTTTTCAGATAAGTGTACTAAATAGTCTAAACCTCCAGCTTTTTGCATGGCAGCTATAGCAGAAATTACGGCCATAATAATTAAAATAACATCTACAGGTACATTACCTGCTTCTAATCCAAAAATTAAGGTAAGCACAACAACACCAGCACCACCTGCATATCCAATGCCAATGCCACCCATTTTAGAGCCTAGGAAAATAAAAAAGAGAACAACGAGTAATTCAATCCAGATCATTTTATAAAGTTTTAATTAATTAAATTTTAATTTTAAAAGGTGAGATTCATTTTAAGTAAATTATTTACTTACCTTTTTTTTTCAGATATACGGCATTTAATATGACCTTCCATGTACGTAAATGAGTTTCATATTGCTTATCGCTTAGAATGGGTTTTACATCTTTATGCATAAGATCTACTTGCTGTTGAAGTCGTTGATGTATTTCCTTTTCATTAAAATCACTATCCCTATCATCTAAACGTTCCATTTTATAGGCATGGTAAACAACAATCTTCTGGTAGTCTTCTCTGAGCTCGCCTTTTAACTTCATGAGATCCATTTGATCTTCATACCACAGTTTTTGAAGCTCCTTTTCTTCGGATGAGAAAATAGCAACCTTATAATCAAGATGTTCTTTCTCTTCTTTAGTCAATTCCTGACCACTAATTTTAAACATGCTAAGGCAGGCTAAAAAGAATAAAGTAAAATACTTGGAATACATGTGAATATTTTTTTGGATTAGTTAGTTATAAATGTAATGAAAATATGACTTTATAGAAATTATGATTTGGCATTCAAATTAATTCTCCATTAGGTTTTATGATGTTACCACTATAACTAATACTATTTCTATCTCTGCCGGTAATAGTTAGTGTAGAACTTCCACTTCTGAAAATGGTTATCGTAATATCAAAATATTCTGAATTATTTTTAGTGGATAACTCTATGATTGATTTTCTTTTCTTGTCATTGTGGCTTACTACGTAATCTTTGATGATGCCTTTTATTTCGATGCCGCCACCTTTGCCAAAATTTATAGATGAATAAACACGTCCAAAATAGGGTAGATCAACATCAATAGAATCATTATAAATTTTTAAATAATAGCCATCGCTATTTATATTAATATTGCCGCCACCCATTGGATTTACCCAATTTGGTTCAAAAACAAATGTTTTGGAATTGATTACCGTTTTAGTCTTTGAATATGTTTCCGTATATTTTATTTCCTTCTCTATTTTTTTTTGAGATTTTGTTTGCCCTGTTATGCCTAATGTGAACAGAAATAAGCCTATTGTTAAAATTATATTTTTCATAATTTCTGATTTTTTAATGAGTTAAATATTACTTTCTCATGGCTGCACCCGCCGCAGCCCCATATAGTTCTAATTCTTTGTAAAACCTTTTGAATATTGTTTTAATTTTTTCAACTAATTCTTCTTCTTTTAGATCGCTACACCAATTTTTATTGGCATATATTTTTTCTATTGTTGGGATTTGAGTTTTCATACGTGATTCATATTTATAGTACAAATTTAGGTTGAAGTCAAGGTGGAAATCGAAATGATCTGGGTGAAGTGGAGAAATAAGGCGGTGAAGTATTAGTATTTGAAAGTGAATTTTTAATAGGGGTATTAAATAACGAGAGTTCGATGCATTGTGAATTGACAATCAGCTATTTAAAAGTTTAATGAGAGAAGTATGTCATTCCGAACACTATCAAAAACAAAATATATTTTGTTTGAAGATATAAAGCGAAGCTTTTGAGGAGGAATCTCATCCTTCTGAGATGTCTCGTCGCTCATGCTTCGCTCTGTCGACATGACAAATCGGTGTTTATCAGAAACATAAATGCTATTTGTTCATTGAAATTTATATCGAGTTCACGTTAAATAAGTATATAAAGCAAGAAAAGAATGCGTTTACATTATTAAGAGCATTGGAATTGTACTATGCATAAAAGTACAGATCTATTTAAATGGTACGCTTATTAAGTTTTAAAGAATATATGTTTACGGTGCCATGTTTCCCTTTTAAGAGTACTTTGCCTTCTAGTTTAGATATTGCCCAAGGGGTAATTTTTAAAAGCTTTAGGAGTCTTTCAGAGATAAGTAGATCTACTTCCAGACGATTACATTGATCTTGAATTCTTGAAGCAGTATTTATAGTATCTCCATGATAGGCAATCTCACGTTTATATTCTCCAACTTCTGCAACAGTTACGATACCACAATTCATACCTGCTTTAAATTCAGGTACCATACCATATGCTTTCATATAATAGCTTGCTCTCTTTTTAATTTGGTCTTTAAAAGCATAAAAAGCTTTTATACTTTTAGAGCCTTTAAGCCCTTCTTTATAAGACCAGGTTAAAACAGCTTCATCTCCTACATATTGGTAAATAGAAGCTTTATATTTATGAACTATAGCCAAATCATAAAAACAGTCTTGAAGGAGCTTGCTGTATTTTGTATGCCCTAATTTTTCAGCAATTGAGGTAGAACTTCTAAGATCTAAAAACATAAAAATAAGCTCCTTTTCTTTTGGAGTATAGAATTTTCCTGAAATGAATTTAATCAAGTTTCCTTCACCTAACATTAAATTAATATTGAGAAAAAGACTTATAAAGAAATTGACCAATACAGTATAGATAAAGCTTACCCAAATAACAGGTAATTGTATAAACTCCGATATTTTAAAAGCAACGTCTACAAATATTTCAACCTTAATAAACAAATAAAATATAAATACATAAAACCCAATGGCGGATATAATTTGTAGTATAAGCGCAAAAGCTAATAACTTGGATAATGGAATACGCCTTCTAACTAAGTTTTCAAGAAAAATATGGAGTACACCATAAAGTAACCCTTGAGTGATCCATGCTATAATGAATAGAAAAAGTATGTTGGAGAAAGAATCCTCCATATAAGGAATATTCACATCCTGAGACCCCCGAAGTAGTTGCCAGACAAGACTTGCAATTAACCAACCGATAATATAATCTCTAAGTATCTTGTAATGTCTGGGCTTCAAACCAAATTTTTAATTTTTTATGACGTTTTAGTGTCCTTATATTTTTGAGATAACCAATTTCTTTTTTTTTGAAACGAACTATTTCATCTTTTTCCTTTATAGTAACCATAAAGACCAATGCTAACCAATGGCGAAATTAATAGTACTAATTTTAATATAATCATTAAAGGTTCCATAATGGCTATTGCATTTTAAATGTGTTTATATTCAATTATTTACCCATGTTTTTATTTCTGATGATTTCGCTTTACTTATTGTAATGCGCTCTTTAGATGGCGGATTAACATTGATAATCAGCTTTCCGTTAAAGTAGAATTTGATGCTCTTTATAGCATTTCTATTGATTATAAACTGCCTATTCGCCCTATGAAAGTTATAAGGATCTAGCTCTTTTTCTAAATCTTCCAGTTTTTTATCTATGACAAATGATTGATTTTTAAATGTTGTAGCGGTTACAATACTAAGTTCTATATGGAAATAAGCGATATCTTCTGCTTTGACTGGAATCAATTCATCCCTTTGATGTACTAAAAATGTCGTTTTAAAAACGGGACTGTTTGATTGCATGAATTGAACCAATTGCTGAATGTTGTCATAAGATACTGTACGCGTTTGGGGTCTTGCGCTAAACTTCTTGATGGCAATACTTAATTCCTCTTCATTGATTGGTTTTAATAAATAGTCTAAACTATTAACTTTAAATGCTTTAAGAGCGTATTGATCATAAGCTGTTGTGAAAATTATTGGGATCGTAATGTTCGTTTTTTCAAAAATCTCAAATGACAGGCCATCGGCTAAATGTATATCCATAAACACAAGAACAGCTTCATTCGGTTTATTAAAATACGCTACTGCTGATTTTACAGAATCTAGTACAGTCAATATTTCAATACTTGAATCAATTTTGTGTATGAGATAAGTGAGTTGCTCACTTGCAGCCAATTCATCTTCTATAATAACTACTTTCATGTGTTTATATTTATTGCTTTTTATTGGTCACATGTAGCATCCATTTAATCATTCCCTTAGGTATCAAGATTTTGATTATGGATGTTTCATAATATCTAATTTACTGATAACTTTACCTTAAAAATATTGTTGGTATTGCTTATAGAAATATGTTTCTTTTTGAGCGCATAGTAACGTTTATTTAAATTTGCTAACCCATTACCGGTACCAGAGGATAACGTTTTTCTTGGTCTAATTTTATTTTCTATGACAATAAAGCCATCCTCAGAATATATATTTACTTCAAGGGGGTGCTCTTCAGATATTTCGTTATGCTTAACCGCGTTTTCAACCAGTAGCTGTAAAGCTAAAATAGGAACTTTCTTTTTTAATAAGGATTCATCCAGGTTGTAGTTTATGCTGAACCTACTCCGGTATCTTACTTTTATTAAATATATGTAGCTTTTTAAAAACTCAAGTTCCTCTTCAAGGGTTACCAAGTCCCGTTCACTACTTTGTAGTATATAGCGGTACAAGTAAGACAACTTATTAATAAAACTAGTAGCATCGTTGTTTTCTTTTACCAGTGCACTCAATGAATTTAGAGAGTTAAAAAGAAAGTGAGGATTAACTTGATTTTTAAGAGCCATTAATTCATTTTGTAAACTTTGCTGTTTTAAAGCTTCTTGCTCAATTAATTTTTCTTTAAGGCTTAATTGGTATCTTAAAATTCTAGCAATAAATATGGCTATTATGGCAACTACAAAATATATGAAGTAGGTTAGCCCTTGTTCTTCTGATACCATAGATTCTCCTACTAACCTCGGGTACAAAAAGAGGAATAAATGCAATAAAGCTAAGTATAAAGCTATATTTATAATGACGGTTGTTAACCCTCTTAGAACACTTTGAAATTTTGAATAGAAATATTTAGTATTCGCATTAAACTCTAATAACAACCAGGAAAAAAGAGTAAACCATAAAAATCGAAATAGGATATCTTTTATAGAAGCAGGAGTGAAAGCTGTCGATAAGTCATCTACTATACCAAATATAATCAAGATTCTAGGTAAAGTTAAGAGTATTGATATGATTAATGCAATACACAGTAAGACCTTTTGCTTTATAAATGTGGTTGTCAAAATTGTTATCGTTTTATTAATGAAGATCATAACTAATATAGTTAAAATTAATATAAGTTATTTGTATCGTTTAAGTCGGTTGAATATGAAGTTAAAAACAACTGCCAGAGAAGCATGAAATTTTTTTAATGATCTCTGGCAGTCAAACTAATCAAACAAACTATAATGAAACTAATTAACTAACTCATGTACTATTCTTTTTGAAAAATCTTTAGATACGATTCCAATAGATTTAGGATTGTCTGTTTCAGTTGTGATAACAGAAACTAATTGTTGCTTATCAGGCTTGGTTAAATCGTATATAACTGTTTCTAAAATGTGTTTTTTACCTGTATAGGTTATAGAATTAATAGGTTCTGATTCTATATAAAAACTATTGTAGTAGTAATAGAAACCATTATAATACCATAACCTAGGAATTGATCTTACGGAAGTTCCGCCTGTTGTTTCTGTTTTTGTGTACTCCTGAGTGTCCTTTAATACAGTGACCATGATCATTTGTATACCTCTACTTTTAAGATCTGAGGTAATTTCTTGGATTTCGGTGTCGCTCAACTTTACAGAAGTGTCAATTTTTGGAAATATGGTTGAGCTTTCCATAGCATGGAAGCCATTTTCTTTTAGTTTTTTAACCAGATCATTTTCAAATTGACTCCTAACAATATGATTATCTGTATTGCTTATCACCATGATACATTTATCTTGTAAATTTGGTGTTGTAGATTCATTCCAGGTATTAATAACTTTTACAGTTGAACAACTGGTAAGCATAATTGTTAATATTATTATTCCGAGTATTTTGCTAATTGATTTCATGATTTCTTGTGTTTTAAATGAACATGGGTAAATCATTATTACTTCTATTGATTTGATTTAGTCTTTCTGAATTATAATCTTCTGAACTTTTTATATGTACAAAACGTTTTATAATAAGCCATTTTTTTAGAATTGATTTTAAATTTTTCATGACATTAATATTTTAATTCTTGTACAAATGTATATAGGGACGTGGATGTTGTTTTTAGCTTTTTAGGTGAAGTGACTAAAATCTAAAGTGAAGTGTCCGAAGTTAAAAGTGAGTTTGTTGATTAATCATAATAGCTTATAAAAAGAGAGCTAGTATGATGTGAAATCATCAAGGAGTAAGTTTTTAAATAATTTGAATATCATTGAATTATTTAGAAAAAAAACATAAGAATATAGAGATATTAATAATTTTTATGAAAAAATGATACTTTTTTACAGGTAGTATTAAATAAAATTTTAGATTTGCCTTATGAAAAATTTAAAAAATAAAATACGTTGTTCTGTTCCCGGTTTGCCCGTGCGCATTCGCCGCCGCTGCATCTAGTCTTCCAGTTAGCAAAACCAAAACGTCATTTTAATTTTTTTTCATAGTGTCCAAAATATTTCTCATAGCATTTCAAAACCCAGTTAACTTTTTAGTTAACAAAGATATTATGCGCCGTAATTTTCCACGTCGCCCGTAAGGGTGTGCTTCTATTTTTGAACTTAGGTGAGTCCAGTTCAGTAATCAAAAAAAGGTTAAAATTCAAATAAAAAAATAGATCCAAATAAATGGAGATTGTAATTGCCAATAAATCACATACCAAATACGCAGAAATTATTTGCGAAACCATTGCAGAATCAGCAAAGGTTAGAGGTACAGGTATTGCCAAACGTACACCTGAATATATTTCAGGAAAAATGAAAAATAGTAATGCTGTTATCGCTATAGATGGCGACGTATTTGCAGGGTTTTGTTATATAGAACTGTGGGGTCATGGAAAGTTTGTAGCTAATTCAGGTTTAATTGTACATCCTGATTATAGAGGGAAAGGGCTTGCTAAAAAAATAAAACATAAAGTATTTGAACATTCAAGAACTAAGTTTCCAGATGCTAAAGTATTTAGTATTACAACGGGTTTAGCTGTTATGAAATTGAATAGTGATTTAGGATATAAACCAGTGACGTTTTCAGAGTTAACAGACGACCAGACATTTTGGGACGGTTGTTCAACCTGTCAGAATTATGACGTTTTAACGCGTACCAACCGTAAAATGTGTTTGTGTACAGGTATGTTATATGATGCCAAGACAAAAGAAAAAAAAGGATCAAAAAAAATAAAAGAAAAGGTTTTTAAAAGATTGAAACATATTAAAGAAACCATGTTTTTAAAAAAGGATAAAAAATAGATTTCCATCTTCATGGAAACGAAAACAATAATTAAATGAAAAAATTAGTAATAGCCTATAGTGGTGGATTAGACACATCGTATTGTGCGGTTAGTTTATCAAAAGAGTATGATGTT from Flavivirga spongiicola encodes:
- the aspA gene encoding aspartate ammonia-lyase, which gives rise to MKTRKEIDLLGELEIGNDFYYGIHTQRAMNNFQISNSKISDFPIFVKGLVITKKACAAANKEIGSIPSEKADMIIQACDEILDNLEKYTKYFPSDVFQGGAGTSVNMNANEVIANVGLELNGHDKGNYDVLHPNDHVNKSQSTNDAYPTGFRVAVYYYINHLLEKINILTTHLDKKAAEFEKVIKMGRTQLQDAVPMSLGDEFSAWSTNLKEEIKNLKHARDLILEVNLGATAIGTGVNAPKGFTELSIGYLQQYTKASFVKAENLIEATSDTGAYVMISGALKRTGVKLSKICNDLRLLSSGPRCGLNEINLPEMQAGSSIMPAKVNPVIPEVVNQVCFKIIGNDVTISFAAEAGQLQLNVMEPVLAQCLFESVELLSNACVTLAEKCIAGITANAEHTKQMVFNSVGIITFLNPYIGHHMGDLIGKEAVATGKNIRELVLEKELLSEDELDKILSVDNLMHPKYTAALHK
- a CDS encoding anaerobic C4-dicarboxylate transporter is translated as MIWIELLVVLFFIFLGSKMGGIGIGYAGGAGVVVLTLIFGLEAGNVPVDVILIIMAVISAIAAMQKAGGLDYLVHLSEKILRKNPKRVTFIAPTVTYWMTLLAGTGHTAYAALPVITEVAKEGGVRPSKPLSISVVASQIAITASPISAAVVIFASFLEPLGVSYLQLLAIAIPSTILACLVGAIVANRLGKPLADDPEYQRRLSAGLIKLKGNEEHKDSKEAKWSVGIFLVAIILIVTYASLISKKVGLIENPTIGRNEAIMAVMLLAATVIALVCKIKISDVTSMSTFKSGMSAAICVLGVAWLGDTFVSNHIVEIKEAAGGVLNEYSWMLAVVLFFASMLLYSQAATTTALMPAALALGVSPIAAIASFAAVSALFVLPTYPTLLAAVEMDDTGTTKIGKYVFNHSFIIPGTVTIAASVIFGFLFGGLIL
- a CDS encoding DUF4251 domain-containing protein — encoded protein: MKNIILTIGLFLFTLGITGQTKSQKKIEKEIKYTETYSKTKTVINSKTFVFEPNWVNPMGGGNININSDGYYLKIYNDSIDVDLPYFGRVYSSINFGKGGGIEIKGIIKDYVVSHNDKKRKSIIELSTKNNSEYFDITITIFRSGSSTLTITGRDRNSISYSGNIIKPNGELI
- a CDS encoding adenylate/guanylate cyclase domain-containing protein, which encodes MKPRHYKILRDYIIGWLIASLVWQLLRGSQDVNIPYMEDSFSNILFLFIIAWITQGLLYGVLHIFLENLVRRRIPLSKLLAFALILQIISAIGFYVFIFYLFIKVEIFVDVAFKISEFIQLPVIWVSFIYTVLVNFFISLFLNINLMLGEGNLIKFISGKFYTPKEKELIFMFLDLRSSTSIAEKLGHTKYSKLLQDCFYDLAIVHKYKASIYQYVGDEAVLTWSYKEGLKGSKSIKAFYAFKDQIKKRASYYMKAYGMVPEFKAGMNCGIVTVAEVGEYKREIAYHGDTINTASRIQDQCNRLEVDLLISERLLKLLKITPWAISKLEGKVLLKGKHGTVNIYSLKLNKRTI
- a CDS encoding LytR/AlgR family response regulator transcription factor, which encodes MKVVIIEDELAASEQLTYLIHKIDSSIEILTVLDSVKSAVAYFNKPNEAVLVFMDIHLADGLSFEIFEKTNITIPIIFTTAYDQYALKAFKVNSLDYLLKPINEEELSIAIKKFSARPQTRTVSYDNIQQLVQFMQSNSPVFKTTFLVHQRDELIPVKAEDIAYFHIELSIVTATTFKNQSFVIDKKLEDLEKELDPYNFHRANRQFIINRNAIKSIKFYFNGKLIINVNPPSKERITISKAKSSEIKTWVNN
- a CDS encoding sensor histidine kinase, with translation MIFINKTITILTTTFIKQKVLLCIALIISILLTLPRILIIFGIVDDLSTAFTPASIKDILFRFLWFTLFSWLLLEFNANTKYFYSKFQSVLRGLTTVIINIALYLALLHLFLFLYPRLVGESMVSEEQGLTYFIYFVVAIIAIFIARILRYQLSLKEKLIEQEALKQQSLQNELMALKNQVNPHFLFNSLNSLSALVKENNDATSFINKLSYLYRYILQSSERDLVTLEEELEFLKSYIYLIKVRYRSRFSINYNLDESLLKKKVPILALQLLVENAVKHNEISEEHPLEVNIYSEDGFIVIENKIRPRKTLSSGTGNGLANLNKRYYALKKKHISISNTNNIFKVKLSVN
- a CDS encoding GNAT family N-acetyltransferase, with product MEIVIANKSHTKYAEIICETIAESAKVRGTGIAKRTPEYISGKMKNSNAVIAIDGDVFAGFCYIELWGHGKFVANSGLIVHPDYRGKGLAKKIKHKVFEHSRTKFPDAKVFSITTGLAVMKLNSDLGYKPVTFSELTDDQTFWDGCSTCQNYDVLTRTNRKMCLCTGMLYDAKTKEKKGSKKIKEKVFKRLKHIKETMFLKKDKK